One Chryseobacterium sp. StRB126 genomic region harbors:
- a CDS encoding ATP-dependent nuclease — protein MYISKVSLVNYRNFANANFYFKKGINTIIGENGSGKTNVFKAIRLLLEDASLQYAYKLAEGDFNRTLDKNKWKGHWIIISIEFDELNDEEAIQSLFIHGAGIAEEDYVKKATYNLFFRPKADIRQKLSELAKGDNAGMQALLNDITINDNYETFFTGKSTADFNDPEVYKELVGDFENVIFPSMVDASKFGSKIPHQMSVAKEISFTFIQALRDVVSDFHNNRTNPLFTLLKNKSGEIKEVDYKPISDLVNDLNESIEALPDVQNIRDDIKSTIQDAVGLTYSPSSLSIKSSVPDEAEKLLQSLKLFIGEPGEEYEGGIHELSLGGANLIFLTLKLLEFKYQKSKDTFANFLIIEEPEAHIHNHIQKALFDKLDYGDTQIIYSTHSTQISEVSNVENINILAKKLNYAEVYQPSTGLGSENINQIQRYLDAVRTNLLFAKGVILVEGDAEEILIPTMVKKVFGVSLDELGISLINIRSTGFENVAQLFHNDRIQRKCAILTDLDDAICDTTEVVGDSDVLKKYKKKVAGSKQKGLARKVKLDAFEVGNIWVKAFYAKHTFEVDFITEGNEWEVKKIIKQVYVDQDTRDTAKTDIEDADVSIYGKRVLTMAKQEGKGWFAIMLGKHISYKTILPSYIMDAIFFAKESSPNIIADIIDYRIKKNLEDNNALDFTSCRAELLKYRKGEIELKDLAFDFDLVLPDDQILTLIDKLK, from the coding sequence ATGTATATATCTAAAGTTAGCCTCGTCAATTACAGAAATTTCGCAAATGCAAATTTCTATTTCAAGAAAGGAATTAATACCATCATAGGTGAGAATGGATCTGGAAAAACAAATGTTTTTAAGGCTATAAGATTGCTTTTAGAAGATGCTTCCTTGCAATATGCTTACAAACTTGCCGAAGGAGATTTTAATAGAACTTTAGATAAGAATAAATGGAAAGGTCATTGGATTATAATAAGTATTGAGTTTGACGAACTCAATGATGAAGAAGCTATTCAATCTTTATTTATTCACGGAGCGGGAATTGCTGAAGAGGACTATGTAAAAAAGGCCACCTATAACCTTTTCTTTCGTCCCAAAGCTGATATAAGGCAAAAGCTGTCTGAATTAGCCAAAGGAGATAATGCTGGAATGCAAGCTTTACTCAATGATATCACTATTAATGATAACTACGAAACTTTCTTTACAGGGAAAAGTACTGCTGATTTCAATGATCCGGAAGTATATAAAGAGCTGGTCGGTGACTTTGAAAATGTTATTTTTCCTTCCATGGTAGATGCCTCAAAATTTGGGTCAAAAATCCCACATCAAATGTCAGTTGCTAAAGAAATCTCTTTTACATTCATTCAAGCTTTACGGGATGTTGTTAGCGATTTTCATAATAACAGAACTAATCCATTATTTACACTTTTGAAAAATAAAAGTGGTGAAATTAAAGAAGTGGATTATAAGCCAATTAGTGATTTAGTTAACGATTTGAATGAAAGTATTGAAGCACTTCCCGATGTACAAAATATTAGGGATGATATTAAATCTACAATTCAAGATGCTGTAGGACTTACTTATTCTCCGTCATCATTATCTATAAAATCCAGCGTTCCAGACGAAGCAGAAAAATTGCTTCAATCTTTAAAGCTATTTATTGGCGAGCCTGGAGAAGAATATGAAGGTGGCATTCACGAATTGAGTTTAGGTGGAGCAAATCTAATTTTCTTAACTCTAAAGCTGTTAGAGTTTAAATATCAAAAGTCCAAAGATACTTTTGCTAATTTTTTAATCATTGAAGAGCCTGAAGCCCATATTCACAATCACATTCAAAAGGCTTTATTTGATAAGCTGGATTATGGAGATACACAGATTATATATTCAACACATTCAACACAAATATCTGAGGTAAGCAATGTTGAGAACATTAATATTTTGGCTAAAAAATTGAATTATGCTGAAGTATATCAGCCTTCCACGGGATTAGGATCTGAAAATATAAATCAGATACAACGCTATTTAGATGCTGTGAGAACCAATTTGCTTTTTGCTAAAGGGGTAATTTTAGTAGAAGGAGATGCTGAAGAAATATTAATCCCAACTATGGTTAAAAAAGTTTTTGGAGTAAGTCTAGATGAACTTGGTATTAGTCTTATAAATATTAGAAGTACAGGTTTTGAAAACGTAGCTCAACTTTTTCATAATGATCGAATACAAAGAAAGTGTGCCATACTCACAGATTTAGATGATGCTATCTGTGACACTACAGAAGTTGTGGGTGATAGTGATGTATTGAAAAAGTATAAAAAGAAAGTGGCCGGTTCTAAACAAAAAGGTTTGGCTAGAAAGGTAAAATTAGATGCGTTTGAAGTTGGCAATATTTGGGTGAAGGCTTTTTATGCAAAACATACTTTTGAAGTAGATTTTATTACTGAAGGAAATGAATGGGAAGTTAAAAAAATAATTAAACAAGTTTATGTAGATCAAGATACACGTGATACTGCAAAGACAGATATTGAAGACGCTGACGTTTCTATTTATGGCAAACGTGTTCTCACGATGGCAAAACAAGAAGGAAAAGGTTGGTTTGCTATAATGTTAGGAAAACATATTTCGTACAAGACTATACTTCCCAGTTATATAATGGATGCCATTTTCTTTGCTAAAGAATCATCCCCAAATATCATTGCAGATATAATTGATTATCGAATTAAGAAAAATTTAGAAGATAATAATGCATTAGACTTTACAAGTTGCAGAGCGGAACTACTAAAATATCGAAAAGGAGAAATTGAATTGAAAGACTTAGCTTTTGACTTTGACCTTGTACTGCCAGACGACCAAATTTTAACCCTAATAGATAAACTGAAGTAG